ACAGCCCCTAGTCCGAAGACAAATCGGTAGATAATGACAGGAAAACCCACGGCGAAGAGCACTCCGAGAACCCAGTTTAAGGGGTTTTTCATCGCCTGACTCAGGTACTCCCGGGGTGTCAGGCCCAGGAGGAGTTTTTCCACAAAGCCCCAGTGTCTTTTGGTGCCTTCGTCAACCGGGGAATCTACAGGCTGATAACCGTTATTGACCAGGGACCTCATGACTGCGACTCCTCTCTGTTGGAAAGGTTACTGTTTTCATCCCCGTCCTCCTCACCTCTTGTGGACAGGCGATGAAAACCCAGGAACAGGGCCGGCCAGATGGCAAGCACCATGGGGACCTGGGAAAGAAAGTCCTGGGCGTTGTTCAAAATGGGCTTCTTCTGCATGGTTACATCGAAGTCCACTTCTTCAAAGGGTACACCCGAAAGGTACATCCAGGCCGTCCCGCCCACTTCATCCTCACCATAGACATAATCAACATAGAGGTCGGAGTTTGCTCTTATCCGTTCATGAGCGATCTTAACCAGGTTCTTCCTGTGCCCGAAGGTCAAGACCCCCTGGGGACAGGCATCGATGCAGGCTGGCGGCTTTCCGTACTTGAGACGGGTGTCGTAGCAGAAGATACACTTGCGGATCACCGGGTTGGTGGCACTCGAATAGGCATAGGCAGGGATACGGAAGGGGCATGCAGTCATACACATCCTGCATCCCACGCAAACCTTCGAGTTGTAGATCACAGCCCCCTCTTTCGTCTTGGTGTATGCGTTGACAAAGCAAGAGGTTAGGCATGCGGGCTCGTTGCAATGGTTACACTGGATCTTCCTGTAAACAGGTCCTCCCTCTGCCTGGTCATACCTGTTGACCACCGTAAAGGCGTTCTCGTCAGTCCTGCGCTTCTGTCCCCCGTGAAACTCCTGGTCAAAAACAGAAGTGTCGTCAAAGGGCAGCGCTGGCTCCGGCAGACCCTGCTCTCTGTTGCAGGCGGCCTCACACGTTCTGCAGCCGATGCAGCGGGTCAGGTCCACGAGAACCCCCATGCCTTCCGGATACCCTGTAAAGTTACCTGCACCCTGGGCCTTGCCCGATAAAACGAAGGCTCCAGCCGCAGCCCCTCCCAGGCTCACCGAAATAAACTTTCTTCGGGTTATCTTTTCCATCGGCGACCTCCAGATCTAAAATGTGTCATTTCTTCGTTTGTTAGGGTCGCAAAAAGTCCATACGCGGCTTTTTGCTCCACGGAAAGCGAAAAATGTCATTTCCG
The window above is part of the bacterium genome. Proteins encoded here:
- a CDS encoding 4Fe-4S dicluster domain-containing protein; translation: MEKITRRKFISVSLGGAAAGAFVLSGKAQGAGNFTGYPEGMGVLVDLTRCIGCRTCEAACNREQGLPEPALPFDDTSVFDQEFHGGQKRRTDENAFTVVNRYDQAEGGPVYRKIQCNHCNEPACLTSCFVNAYTKTKEGAVIYNSKVCVGCRMCMTACPFRIPAYAYSSATNPVIRKCIFCYDTRLKYGKPPACIDACPQGVLTFGHRKNLVKIAHERIRANSDLYVDYVYGEDEVGGTAWMYLSGVPFEEVDFDVTMQKKPILNNAQDFLSQVPMVLAIWPALFLGFHRLSTRGEEDGDENSNLSNREESQS